The following proteins are encoded in a genomic region of Amphiura filiformis chromosome 11, Afil_fr2py, whole genome shotgun sequence:
- the LOC140164973 gene encoding GPI transamidase component PIG-S-like, with the protein MGKNKAKKDDKDGGGEEHNQMYSALAIGLVCIVIGLPLWWKTTTTYRASLPYSEIDTLAQTQMQYKVPVNIRSCLSEPSTNENNILKQLQEKLNQDNPNSKVSVQYSINVRKCNPNDLDRVHQHQNLQELDRSFLNTNTDTVGHPVIYLLSGDHKGFQGIHTYIGKQRISYVAIHKDDLSNSLDHVVQLLRTTLVNELSMVKICNAAQGFQHTQADAGTMRAVRSTPGYGISFSLLNPQPDVLDVKWDIRQAIQDYLEPFTQKLDEFANFVVDSQVLYYTGISVKPKQSEDKSYYYLSQGQLPQVITPVEAKLGSHVSTYPSLNFLLYVPKRNHAPLYVVDAKGDQVSTNAFLSPRWGGVMVYNVQDPTNNTELPAEVMVNMHSAMEVFLSQLRLLIGIPAQSQGGVSNVHIEQPGASGVTDWEYDVLLRGRTLENIATASATLVSLSQLLDKIGNIVINDDIAQQVYKAVESVNQGHAYLQQGNLYRAFHASKRAIAASEKAFFDPSLLELLYFPDDQKFAIYIPLFLPISIPVFASLFKVVKWFRARRKTKQD; encoded by the exons GAGAAGAACATAATCAAATGTACTCTGCACTTGCCATAGGGTTAGTGTGCATTGTTATTGGTCTGCCATTATGGTGGAAAACAACAACTACATACAGAGCTAGTCTACCATACAGTGAAATTGACACTCTAGCACAAACACAG ATGCAATATAAAGTACCAGTAAACATTAGATCTTGCCTTAGTGAACCTTCAACCaatgaaaataatatattaaaacaaCTGCAGGAAAAATTGAATCAAG ATAATCCAAATTCAAAAGTTTCTGTGCAGTATAGCATAAATGTTAGAAAGTGCAATCCAAATGATCTTGATAGAGTTCATCAGCATCAAAATTTACAAG AATTAGACAGGAGTTTCCTGAACACTAACACTGATACGGTGGGACATCCTGTTATATATTTACTATCTGGTGATCATAAAGGCTTTCAGGGTATACACACTTATATTGGCAAACAGAGAATATCTTATGTAGCAATCCACAAAGATG aTTTATCAAATTCCCTGGATCATGTAGTTCAGCTTCTCAGGACAACACTAGTTAATGAGTTATCTATGGTTAAAATATGCAACGCAGCTCAGGGATTTCAACATACACAG GCTGATGCAGGTACCATGCGAGCAGTGCGTTCAACTCCAGGCTATGGGATATCTTTCAGTTTACTGAATCCTCAACCAGATGTGCTGGATGTCAAGTGGGACATACGACAAGCCATCCAGG ATTACTTGGAACCATTCACACAAAAACTTGATGAGTTTGCCAACTTTGTAGTAGATTCCCAAGTGTTATACTACACAGGGATATCAGTGAAGCCCAAACAATCAGAGGATAAGAGTTATTACTATCTATCTCAGGGGCAGCTCCCTCAGGTCATCACACCAGTTGAGGCTAAACTAG GATCTCATGTATCAACCTATCCAAGTCTAAATTTCTTGCTTTACGTTCCCAAAAGAAATCATGCACCATTGTATGTCGTTGACGCTAAAG GTGACCAAGTGTCCACTAATGCCTTTCTGAGTCCTCGATGGGGCGGTGTAATGGTTTACAATGTCCAGGACCCTACCAACAACACTGAATTACCTGCTGAGGTGATGGTGAATATGCATTCAGCAATGGAAGTATTCTTATCTCAGCTGAGGTTGCTCATCGGAATACCAGCTCAGTCTCAG GGTGGTGTATCTAACGTGCATATTGAGCAGCCTGGAGCATCAGGTGTTACTGATTGG GAATATGATGTCTTACTACGAGGGCGTACACTAGAGAACATAGCCACCGCTAGTGCAACACTGGTGTCTCTATCACAGCTACTGGACAAGATTGGCAATATTGTTATCAATGATGATATTGCACAACAG GTTTACAAAGCAGTGGAGTCAGTGAATCAGGGTCATGCTTATCTACAACAAGGCAATCTATACAGAGCATTCCATGCATCAAAGAGAGCCATTGCTGCATCAGAAAAAGCTTTCTTTGATCCTTCATTGTTAGAACTACTCTACTTTCCAGATGATCAAAA atTTGCCATCTACATTCCACTATttctacccatcagtataccagtGTTTGCATCCCTCTTCAAGGTGGTGAAGTGGTTCCGTGCCAGAAGGAAAACTAAACAAGATTGA